The DNA segment CGCCGCACCACCCACGCCGAGCTGCTGCGCATGGGCATCGACCTGCGCGACGTCGACCAGCCCATCGGCACTCTCTCGGGCGGCGAACGCCAGTGCGTGGCCATCGCCAGGGCCGTCTACTTCGGCGCCAAGGTCCTCGTCCTGGACGAGCCGACGGCCGCACTGGGTGTGAAGCAGTCCGGTGTGGTCCTCAAATATGTGGCGGCGGCACGCGACAAGGGCCTGGGTGTTGTGCTCATCACCCACAACCCGCACCACGCGTACCTGGTGGGCGACCGCTTCGTCCTGCTCAGGCGCGGCACCATGGTGGGCAACCACACACGCGACGAGATCACCCTGGACGAGCTGACCAAGCAGATGGCCGGCGGAGCCGATCTGGACGCGCTGGTCCACGAACTGCAGCGAAACTGAAGGGTGGCGGGGACCGGACGGCCGCGCGGCCCCGCCGCGCGTCACCCGGACCGGCCACCCCGCACCGGGTGACGACCGCGCGCCACCCGGTGACGACCGCGTGTCCCACCCCCCGTCCCGCAACGCACCCACCCGCACGGTGAGGCAGAATCGACCAACGATGAGCACCTACCGCGACCTCACCGCCCCCATCGGCTCCCGTCGGGCCCCGGTCCTCCGTACGGTCGGCACACGGGAGCGCCGATCCCACCTGACCGCGCCCCGCGTGCCCACGGTAGGCATCGACATCGGCGGCACCAAGGTCATGGCGGGCGTCGTGGACGCCGACGGCAACATCCTGGAGAAGCTCCGCGCGGAGACCCCGGACAAGTCCAAGAGCCCCCAGGTCGTCGAGGACACCATCGTCGAACTGGTCCTGGACCTCTCCGACCGGCACGACGTGCACGCGGTCGGCATCGGCGCGGCCGGCTGGGTCGACGCCGACCGCAACCGCGTCCTGTTCGCCCCGCACCTGTCCTGGCGCAACGAACCCCTGCGGGACCGCCTCTCCGGCCGCCTCTCCGTGCCGGTCCTCGTGGACAACGACGCCAACACCGCCGCGTGGGCGGAGTGGCGCTTCGGCGCCGGCCGCGGCGAGGACCACCTGGTCATGATCACGCTCGGCACCGGCATCGGCGGCGCCATCCTGGAGGACGGCCAGGTCAAGCGCGGCAAGTTCGGCGTCGCCGGCGAGTTCGGCCACATGCAGGTCGTGCCCGGCGGCCACCGCTGCCCCTGCGGCAACCGCGGCTGCTGGGAGCAGTACAGCTCCGGCAACGCGCTCGTCCGCGAGGCCAGGGAAATGGCCGCCGCCGACTCCCCGGTCGCCTACGGGATCATCGAGCACGTCAAGGGCCAGATCGGCGACATCACCGGCCCGATGATCACCGAGCTGGCCCGCGAGGGCGACGCCATGTGCATCGAGCTGCTCCAGGACATCGGCCAGTGGCTCGGCGTCGGCATCGCCAACCTCGCCGCCGCCCTCGACCCCTCCTGCTTCGTCATCGGCGGAGGCGTCAGCGCCGCCGACGACCTGCTCATCGGCCCGGCCCGGGACGCCTTCAAGCGCCACCTCACCGGCCGCGGCTACCGCCCCGAGGCCCGCATCACCCGCGCCCAGCTCGGCCCCGAGGCCGGCATGGTCGGCGCCGCCGACCTCGCGCGGCTGGTCGCCCGCCGCTTCCGGCGCGCCAAGCGGCGCCGCGTGGAGCGTCACGAGCGCTACGAGCGCTACGTACAGACCCGCCGCGACCAGGACACCGCATGACCCCGTCCCTGCCCCACCAGGCCGCGCCCCCGGACGAGCCCCGCCGGCCGGCCGAGGACGCGCGCCACAAGGCGAGACGCAGGGCGCTGACCCTGCTGATCATCGTCCTGCTCATCGGTGTCCCGGCCGGCTACCTGGTGATCTCCGCCAACCAGAGCCGCAACAGCGGCAAGGACAAGGAAGCCAAGTACTCGGCCACCGGCCTCACCACCGGCTGGCCGTCGAAGGTGCAGCGCCGCCTCTACCAGGTGGCGGTCCCGCACCCGGCCGACAGCGTCGCCTACTACGAGACCAACAACTGGAAGACCAGCCGCCTGTACGTGCAGTTCCGCACCAACAACGCCGGTCTGGACAGCTTCCTGGGCACCTTGGGCGCGCGCCCGGACCAGCTGGAGCGGAACCGCGTCACCATCGGCGCCCGCGACCGGAAGATCGCCGGCTGGGACTTCGGCGGACCCGGCCCCTGGGCCGGCCTCACCCACAGCCAGAAGAACCCGGAGCCCACCCAGGACGTGGTCGTGAACACGTCCGACCCGAACTCCCCGATGGTGTTCGTCGTCTCCCGCGCCGTTCCGTAACCCGGCCGCGACCAGCACCGGAACCGATTGTCAGACCCCGCCCGTACAGTCGAAGTCGTCTGATCCGACGCACGGGCGGGAGGTGGCAGGACGTATGAGCGACGGCACGGCCGCGGTGGCCGGGCACACGGCGGGCTCCGGGCCGACCGGGAGCCCCGTTCCGGCACGCCTCGCCTCCGTCTACCTGCCCGCGCCCCTCCCGCGCGAGGGCCGTATCGCCTTCTGGGACCCCGACGGCGGCCCGCTCCCCACCACTGCCGCCCCGGACGCCGGCGCCGGCGAGCTGACCGTCGTACGACGCCAGGGAGCGAGCGTGCGCCGCCGCCAGGTGCCCGCGCTCACCCTGCCGCTCGCCGAGGCCCTGCCGCTGCTGGTCCGGGCCCGCCGCGACCCGGCCGCCCACCCCGCCACGGCCTGCTGGGGCGCCGCCGCGCTGCACGCCCTGCGGCTCGTCGCGCGCGGCCGCCTGCTGCCCGGCCTGACCCCGAGCGGCCACGACGCCTGGCGCGCCGGCCCGCTGGAACCCGACGACATCGCCCACCTGCGCGCGGTGGCCGCCGCCCTGCCCCCGGAGGGCCACGCCGTACCCCTCCCCGACCCCGGACCGCTCCGGCTGCCCGACCCGGAGGCGCTGATCCGCTCCTTCGTGGACGCCGTCGCCGACACCCTGCCCCGTACCCCGGCGGCCCCCCACACCTCCGGCCGGCCCTTCGCCGCCCGCGCGCCCCAGGCGCTGCCGCACGCCCAGGACTGGGCGGCCGAGGTGGCCGCCGGCATGGACGCGGGAGTGCGAATCTCGCTGCGCCTGGACCTGTCCGCGTACGACGTCTTCGACTCCGGCGCCGCCGGCGACCGCGACGACCACGCCGGTTCCGGGCGCACCCGCGCCGCCGGGGCCGCGATCACACAGGTGCACAGCCTCGCCGACCCGACCCTGGTGGCCGACGCGGCGGCCCTGTGGGCGGGCGAGGCCGACGCGGCCTTCGGACCACGCGCACGCGTGGACGCCGCCCTCGCCGTCCGGCGCGCGGCCCGCGTGTGGCCGCCCCTGGACCGGCTCGCCGAGCAGGAGGCACCCGACGTCCTCGCCCTGTCCGAGGAGGAGGTGGGCGACCTGCTCGGCGTGGCGGCCTCCCGGCTCGCCGCCGCCGGGGTCGCCGTGCACTGGCCCAAGGACCTCGCCCGCGATCTCACGGCCGCCGCGGTGGTCCGGACGGCGCCCGGTTCGGCGACCGACGGCACCGGGTTCTTCGAGAGCGAGGACCTGCTCCAGTTCCGCTGGCAGCTCGCCCTCGGCGGCGATCCGCTCAGCGAGGCCGAGATGGACGCCCTCGCCGAGGCCCACCGGCCGGTCGTACGGCTCCGGGACCGCTGGGTGCTGGTCGACCCCGCCCTGGTCCGCAAGGCCCGCAAACGCGAACTCGGCCTGCTCGACCCGGTCGACGCGCTGTCCGTCGCGCTCACCGGCACCACCGAGGTCGACGGGGAGACCGTCGAGGCCGTCCCGGTCGGCGCGCTCGCCGCCCTGCGCGACCGCCTCACGGCCGGCCTCGCCCCCGCCGAGCCGCCCGCCGGCCTCGACGCCACCCTGCGCGACTACCAGCTGCGCGGCCTGGCCTGGCTCGACCTCATGACCTCCCTCGGGCTCGGCGGCTGCCTCGCCGACGACATGGGTCTCGGCAAGACGATCACGCTCATCGCCCTGCACCTCAAGCGGGCCCGCTCCGCGCCCACCCTCGTGGTCTGCCCCGCCTCCCTGCTGGGCAACTGGCAGCGCGAGATCATCCGGTTCGCGCCCGGCGTCCCCGTCCGCCGCTTCCACGGCCCCGACCGGAGCCTGGACGGTGTCGCCGGAGGCTTCGTCCTCACCACGTACGGCACGATGCGCTCCGCCGCCGCCCGGCTCGCCGAGCAGCCCTGGGGCATGGTCGTCGCCGACGAGGCCCAGCACGTGAAGAACCCCTACTCCGCGACCGCCAAGGCGCTGCGCACCATCCCGGCACCCGCGCGCGTGGCCCTCACCGGCACCCCGGTGGAGAACAACCTCTCCGAACTGTGGGCCCTGCTCGACTGGACCACCCCCGGCCTCCTCGGCCCCCTGAAGTCCTTCCGCGCCCGCCACGCGCGCGCGGTGGAGAACGGCGAGACCGACGACAACGGGGAGGCGGTGGCCCGGCTGGCCCGCCTGGTGCGCCCGTTCCTCCTGCGCCGCAAGAAGTCCGACCCCGGAATCGTCCCCGAGCTGCCGCCCAAGACCGAGACGGACCACCCCGTCCCGCTCACCCGTGAACAGGCCGCGCTGTACGAGGCGGTGGTGCGCGAGTCGATGGCCGTCATCGAGACCGCCGAGGGCATGGCCCGCCGGGGCCTCGTCCTGAAGCTGCTCGGCGCCCTGAAGCAGATCTGCGACCACCCCGCGCTGTACCTGAAGGAAGAGGCCCAGGGGCCCGGCACGCGCGGCGGCACCGCCATGGCCGCCCGCTCCGGCAAACTCGCCCTGCTGGACGAGCTGCTGGACACCGTGCTGGCCGAGGACGGCTCGGCGCTGATCTTCACGCAGTACGTCGGCATGGCCCGCCTCATCACCGCCCACCTGTCCGCCCGCGCGGTCCCCGTGGAACTCCTCCACGGCGGTACACCGGTCGCCGAGCGCGAGCGCATGGTCGACCGCTTCCAGAGCGGCGAGACCCCGCTGCTGGTCCTGTCCCTCAAGGCCGCCGGCACCGGCCTGAACCTCACCCGCGCGGGCCATGTCGTCCACTTCGACCGCTGGTGGAACCCGGCCGTCGAGGAACAGGCCACCGACCGCGCGTACCGCATCGGCCAGACCCAGCCCGTCCAGGTGCACCGCCTGATCACCGAGGGCACCGTCGAGGACCGCATCGCCGAGATGCTCGCCGCCAAGCGCGCCCTCGCCGACGCCATCCTCGGCTCCGGCGAATCGGCCCTCACCGAACTCACCGACCACGATCTGTCCGACCTCGTCTCCCTGCGGAGGACGTCGTGACCCCCACGGAACACCGCCCCGGCGACGCCGCCCGCCGCGCCCTGCGGGCGGCTCGGGAGCGAGCGGAGGTCGAGCGCAGCGAGCGTGCCCCTGCCCGGGTGCCACTCGGTGAGACGGACGCGCCGGGGACCGGCCGCGGTGTCGCGGGGGCGGCGCCGCGCGGCGAGACGGACGTGCCTCGGGCCGGCCGCGCCGGTGCCGGAGCACCGCTCGGCGATGCGGCCGAACGGGAGACCGACGAGGCCACTGCGGGCCCGGCGCGCGGCGAAGCGAGCACGTCCGGGGCCGAGGCCCAGGCCGTCGAGGCCACCGGCGCCTCCGCCGACGACACCGCGCACGACAGCCGGCCCACCCCCACCGTCGCCCCCTCGCCCGCCGCCGCGGCGCGACCGGGGGACGTCGCGCGTGAGGCGCTGAGGGCGGCCCGCCGTGAGGCGCGCCTCGCCGAGGCGGCACAGCCGCGCGCCCGGCGCGGGCCCCGTACACCGGGCCGCCCCGACACCTCGCCCCGCGCGGGGGAGGAGACCGGGGGATCTCGGGCCCAGGCAGCCCGTGACATGCGCCAGTTCCTCGCGACCGCCTTCCGCATGCCCACCTGGGTCGACGCCCCGGAGGAGACCGGCGACTCCGACGCGCACGGCGGCATCGACGCGCCCGGCGACTCCGACGCGCCCGGCGGCTCCGGTCACCTGAGCGAGTCCGGCGCCGCGGCCTCCGCGCCGGAGTCCGGACCTGAGGGCGGTCCCTCGGCCGGTTCCTCGGCCGGCCCCGCGGCCGGTACGGCTCGTGCCGGGGACGGCACCGAGTCCGGCCGCCCGGCTCGCGAGCCCGGGCCTCGGCACAGGGCCGAGCCGCCCGCCACCTCACCTCGCGCCCTGGACGACGCGGAGTCCGGTGCTCGGGAGTCCGTGCGGGGGCGTGAGGACGTAACCGGCCCTGCGGCTGTCTCGCCCCGTGGCGACGACGACGGTGTGGAGTCCGGGCTTCCCGAGCATCCGGGGGAGGAGCGCCGTCGAGATGTCCCGTCGGAGTCCGGGCACGGGCCGGACGGGTCCTGGACGCCCCCGCCGCGTGCCCTGGAGGGCATCGACCCCCGTCTGTGGGGTCGGCGCATGGAGCCCGAGGTCCGCGAGGTCCCCGGGGTCCCCGGGGTCCCCGAGGCCTCCGAGGACGCGGACGGCGGCGCCTCGGCAGCCCCGTTCCTCCCCTCGCCCTCGGCCCCTGCCGCACCCGCGCAGGTCCCCGCCACCATGGCCACCCCGCACCGTGACGGCGAACTCCGCCGTACCTTCCCGGCGTTCGCGCCCAGGCCGGCGGCGCCGGACGGCGGGGCCTTCGCCGAGACCTGGTGGGGGAACGCCTGGACCGACGCGCTGGAGCGACAGGCGCTGGACGCGCGGCGGCTGGAGCGGGGGCGTGGGTACGCGGACCTGGGGAAGGTGGACGCGATCACCGTGACCCCGGGGCTGGTCCTGGCGTACGTGCGCGGCAGCCGCCCGCGGCCCTACCGTGTGCAGATGCGCCTGCGCACGCTGGAGGACGCGGACTGGGAGCGGTTCCTGGACGCCGCGGCCGACCGGCCGGGGCACATCGCGGCGCTGCTCGACAAGGAGCTGCCGCAGTCGCTGGCGGACTGCGGTGTGCCCCTGCTGCCCGGCCCCGGAGATCTCGTCCCGCGCTGCAGCTGCCCCGACTCCGGTCACCCCTGCAAGCACGCGGCCGCGCTCTGCTACCAGACGGCCCGCCTGCTCGACGCCGACCCGTTCGTCCTGCTCCTGCTGCGCGGCAGGGGCGAGCGCGAACTGCTCGACGCGCTGTCCCGGCGCAGCGCCGCGCGCGCGGCCCGCGCCACCCGGGAGCGGGCGCCGCAGGCCCTGCCGGGCATACGGGCCTCGACGGCCCTGGACGCCTCCCGTCGGCTTGCGCCGCTGCCCGCTCCGCTGCCGGTGCCACCGCACCCCGAGCAGCCTCCCGTGTACCCGGCGGTGCCCGGCGGACCGGACCCCTTCGCCCTGGACCAGCTCGCGACCGACGCCGCGGCCCGCGCGCACACGCTGCTCGCCGCCGGCATCGACCCGGTCGCGGAACTGACCCTGTGGCAGGACGCGGTACGGCTGGCCGCCGCCCGCCCGGGCTCCGGCCTGACCGCCGCCACCCGCGCCCTGTACGCCACGCTGGCCGCGGCCACCGACCGCACCCCGGCCGACCTGGCACGGGCGGTCGCCGCCTGGCGGCAGGGCGGCCTCGCCGGACTGGCCGTCCTGGAGGAACCGTGGGACCCGCCGGCGGGCCGGTTCGACCGGGCCCGCCCGCTGCTGCTCGCCGCCGACCTGCCCTCCTTCCGCCCCTGGCGCAACCGGCTCACCCACCCCCTCGGCCACGCCCAGCTCCGCCTCGGCCGGGACGGGCTCTGGTACGCCTACGAGTCGGAGCCCGGCCAGGACGACTGGTGGCCCCGGGGAACCCCCGACCTCGACCCGGTGGGCGCCCTCACCGGACTGGGCGCGGCGGGCGACCTCTGACGTGCGGTGGCCATCGCCCGGCCTGTCCGGTGAGGGCGGTGTGAGGGTTTCCCGGTGATTTCAGGGGGTCGCGTGACCGCACTGGG comes from the Streptomyces sp. NBC_00820 genome and includes:
- a CDS encoding ROK family glucokinase, with the protein product MSTYRDLTAPIGSRRAPVLRTVGTRERRSHLTAPRVPTVGIDIGGTKVMAGVVDADGNILEKLRAETPDKSKSPQVVEDTIVELVLDLSDRHDVHAVGIGAAGWVDADRNRVLFAPHLSWRNEPLRDRLSGRLSVPVLVDNDANTAAWAEWRFGAGRGEDHLVMITLGTGIGGAILEDGQVKRGKFGVAGEFGHMQVVPGGHRCPCGNRGCWEQYSSGNALVREAREMAAADSPVAYGIIEHVKGQIGDITGPMITELAREGDAMCIELLQDIGQWLGVGIANLAAALDPSCFVIGGGVSAADDLLIGPARDAFKRHLTGRGYRPEARITRAQLGPEAGMVGAADLARLVARRFRRAKRRRVERHERYERYVQTRRDQDTA
- a CDS encoding sugar kinase, with protein sequence MTPSLPHQAAPPDEPRRPAEDARHKARRRALTLLIIVLLIGVPAGYLVISANQSRNSGKDKEAKYSATGLTTGWPSKVQRRLYQVAVPHPADSVAYYETNNWKTSRLYVQFRTNNAGLDSFLGTLGARPDQLERNRVTIGARDRKIAGWDFGGPGPWAGLTHSQKNPEPTQDVVVNTSDPNSPMVFVVSRAVP
- a CDS encoding DEAD/DEAH box helicase codes for the protein MSDGTAAVAGHTAGSGPTGSPVPARLASVYLPAPLPREGRIAFWDPDGGPLPTTAAPDAGAGELTVVRRQGASVRRRQVPALTLPLAEALPLLVRARRDPAAHPATACWGAAALHALRLVARGRLLPGLTPSGHDAWRAGPLEPDDIAHLRAVAAALPPEGHAVPLPDPGPLRLPDPEALIRSFVDAVADTLPRTPAAPHTSGRPFAARAPQALPHAQDWAAEVAAGMDAGVRISLRLDLSAYDVFDSGAAGDRDDHAGSGRTRAAGAAITQVHSLADPTLVADAAALWAGEADAAFGPRARVDAALAVRRAARVWPPLDRLAEQEAPDVLALSEEEVGDLLGVAASRLAAAGVAVHWPKDLARDLTAAAVVRTAPGSATDGTGFFESEDLLQFRWQLALGGDPLSEAEMDALAEAHRPVVRLRDRWVLVDPALVRKARKRELGLLDPVDALSVALTGTTEVDGETVEAVPVGALAALRDRLTAGLAPAEPPAGLDATLRDYQLRGLAWLDLMTSLGLGGCLADDMGLGKTITLIALHLKRARSAPTLVVCPASLLGNWQREIIRFAPGVPVRRFHGPDRSLDGVAGGFVLTTYGTMRSAAARLAEQPWGMVVADEAQHVKNPYSATAKALRTIPAPARVALTGTPVENNLSELWALLDWTTPGLLGPLKSFRARHARAVENGETDDNGEAVARLARLVRPFLLRRKKSDPGIVPELPPKTETDHPVPLTREQAALYEAVVRESMAVIETAEGMARRGLVLKLLGALKQICDHPALYLKEEAQGPGTRGGTAMAARSGKLALLDELLDTVLAEDGSALIFTQYVGMARLITAHLSARAVPVELLHGGTPVAERERMVDRFQSGETPLLVLSLKAAGTGLNLTRAGHVVHFDRWWNPAVEEQATDRAYRIGQTQPVQVHRLITEGTVEDRIAEMLAAKRALADAILGSGESALTELTDHDLSDLVSLRRTS
- a CDS encoding SWIM zinc finger family protein, with product MTPTEHRPGDAARRALRAARERAEVERSERAPARVPLGETDAPGTGRGVAGAAPRGETDVPRAGRAGAGAPLGDAAERETDEATAGPARGEASTSGAEAQAVEATGASADDTAHDSRPTPTVAPSPAAAARPGDVAREALRAARREARLAEAAQPRARRGPRTPGRPDTSPRAGEETGGSRAQAARDMRQFLATAFRMPTWVDAPEETGDSDAHGGIDAPGDSDAPGGSGHLSESGAAASAPESGPEGGPSAGSSAGPAAGTARAGDGTESGRPAREPGPRHRAEPPATSPRALDDAESGARESVRGREDVTGPAAVSPRGDDDGVESGLPEHPGEERRRDVPSESGHGPDGSWTPPPRALEGIDPRLWGRRMEPEVREVPGVPGVPEASEDADGGASAAPFLPSPSAPAAPAQVPATMATPHRDGELRRTFPAFAPRPAAPDGGAFAETWWGNAWTDALERQALDARRLERGRGYADLGKVDAITVTPGLVLAYVRGSRPRPYRVQMRLRTLEDADWERFLDAAADRPGHIAALLDKELPQSLADCGVPLLPGPGDLVPRCSCPDSGHPCKHAAALCYQTARLLDADPFVLLLLRGRGERELLDALSRRSAARAARATRERAPQALPGIRASTALDASRRLAPLPAPLPVPPHPEQPPVYPAVPGGPDPFALDQLATDAAARAHTLLAAGIDPVAELTLWQDAVRLAAARPGSGLTAATRALYATLAAATDRTPADLARAVAAWRQGGLAGLAVLEEPWDPPAGRFDRARPLLLAADLPSFRPWRNRLTHPLGHAQLRLGRDGLWYAYESEPGQDDWWPRGTPDLDPVGALTGLGAAGDL